In a single window of the Tigriopus californicus strain San Diego chromosome 2, Tcal_SD_v2.1, whole genome shotgun sequence genome:
- the LOC131893375 gene encoding uncharacterized protein LOC131893375, with amino-acid sequence MKLLDIHLGSLTLLIVILIQVVVFGEDRVLFPGSGSLLPNPEPCDKNEYVCGDDENRYPSKDILNLVEESVALTQSEQTRAKFFPEPQDSPIVVRSGSIANDDLRACASRTETVPRYARAKNIEGNWKYLVQRPNGDVQQVEITVCANPNAVCLNSLDSPDGPNSVTCRQLYRNQKLLAVNASGLVEVDTFQLPSACVCNHQLDHFVRSGLPSAPNVPNGPDGQECNKISDLLDDRTARRAVQRPARLVIVRTPFQKHLAKLAARRRNVFQIQRLTGNSKVKTIRSPDEEGRFEFSNGDASSDGLSFPDYLVETPEDYQESATVQELETLNPLPCRDGLIICEEDPDYPTDLVRQSLARNNLLRLAGFFEKIFNGACEKISESDLDLRTRSFNLGEEPLCRSTLKYIFPKKAENMEGKTVIIINTDEYQQGVTVAECLSYVQGKYQ; translated from the exons ATGAAATTGCTAGACATCCATCTTGGTTCTTTGACTTTGCTGATTGTGATTCTAATCCAGGTTGTTGTTTTCGGAGAGGATCGAGTGCTCTTTCCAGGATCTGGG TCCTTGTTGCCCAATCCAGAGCCTTGTGACAAGAACGAGTACGTTTGCGGAGATGATGAGAATCGATACCcatccaaagatattttg AATCTCGTGGAAGAAAGTGTGGCACTAACCCAATCTGAGCAAACAAGAGCCAAATTTTTCCCGGAACCTCAGGACTCCCCAATTGTGGTTCGAAGTGGCAGCATCGCCAATGATGACCTCCGAGCGTGTGCGTCAAGGACGGAAACAGTTCCCAGATACGCCAGAGCCAAGAACATAGAAGGcaattggaaatatttggtacAGCGGCCCAATGGAGATGTTCAACAAGTAGAG ATTACTGTCTGCGCCAATCCAAATGCAGTGTGTTTGAATAGCTTGGACTCCCCGGATGGACCCAATTCAGTCACATGTAGACAACTGTATCGAAACCAGAAACTTTTAGCGGTCAACGCATCTGGATTGGTGGAGGTGGACACGTTCCAGTTGCCCTCAGCTTGCGTTTGCAACCATCAGCTCGATCACTTTGTCCGGTCCGGTTTACCAAGTGCTCCAAATGTCCCTAATGGTCCAGACGGCCAAGAGTGTAATAAAATATCAGACCTCTTGGATGACAGAACGGCTAGAAGAGCTGTTCAAAGGCCC GCTCGCTTGGTGATCGTTCGCACcccatttcaaaagcatctgGCGAAATTGGCTGCGCGAAGACGAAAcgtttttcaaatccaaagattGACCGGCAACTCCAAGGTCAAAACCATTCGGTCTCCCGATGAGGAAGGTCGCTTTGAATTTAGCAATGGGGATGCTTCTTCAGATGGCTTGAGTTTCCCAGATTATCTAGTAGAGACTCCAGAGGACTACCAAGAGTCTGCCACGGTTCAGGAGTTAGAAACATTAAACCCCTTGCCTTGTCGAGATGGCCTCATTATTTGCGAGGAGGATCCAGATTATCCCACAGATCTGGTCCGTCAATCCTTGGCTCGAAATAATCTCCTGCGTTTGGCCGGGTTCTTCGAGAAAATTTTCAATGGAGCTTGCGAGAAGATATCCGAATCAGACCTGGACCTTCGGACTCGGTCCTTTAATTTAGGAGAAGAGCCTTTGTGTCGATCCActttgaaatacatttttccaAAGAAGGCTGAaaatatggaaggcaaaacgGTGATCATCATAAACACGGACGAATACCAACAAGGAGTGACAGTCGCAGAGTGCCTTTCGTATGTCCAAGGAAAGTATCAATGA